A DNA window from Theobroma cacao cultivar B97-61/B2 chromosome 5, Criollo_cocoa_genome_V2, whole genome shotgun sequence contains the following coding sequences:
- the LOC18599796 gene encoding replication factor C subunit 3, translated as MLWVDKYRPKTLDQVMVHQDIAQNLKKLVTEQDCPHLLFYGPSGSGKKTLIMALLRQIFGSSAEKVKVENRNWKIDIGSRTIDLELTTLSSTNHVELSPSDVGFQDRYVVQEIIKEMAKNRPIDTKGRKGYKVLVLNEVDKLSRQAQHSLRRTMEKYSASCRLILCCNSSSKVTEAIRSRCLNIRVNAPSEEQIIKVLEFVGKKEGLQLPSGFAARIAEKTNRSLRRAILSFETCRVQQYPFTSSQAIPPMDWEEYISEIATDIMKEQSPKRLFQVRGKVYELLINCIPPEIILKRLLHELLKKLDAELKHEICHWAAYYEHRMRLGQKAIFHIEAFVAKFMSIYKAFLIATFG; from the exons ATGTTGTGGGTAGATAAATACAGACCCAAAACCCTAGACCAAGTTATGGTTCATCAAGACATTGCccaaaatctcaaaaaattg GTTACAGAGCAAGATTGCCCACATTTACTCTTCTATGGGCCATCTGGGTCTGGCAAGAAAACCCTAATTATGGCTCTTCTTAGACAGATCTTTGGTTCCAGTGCTGAAAAG GTGAAAGTGGAGAATAGGAATTGGAAAATTGAT ATTGGAAGCAGAACCATTGATCTGGAGTTGACCACATTATCAAGCACCAACCATGTGGAGTTGAGTCCAAGTGATGTAGGCTTTCAGGACAGATATGTAGTTCAAgagataattaaagaaatggCTAAGAATAGACCAATTGACACCAAGGGGAGAAAAGGATATAAAG TGTTAGTACTCAATGAAGTTGACAAGCTTTCAAGACAAGCCCAACATTCTCTTCGAAGAACAATGGAGAAGTATAGTGCTTCTTGCCGGCTAATTTTGTGCTGTAATAGTTCTTCAAAAGTCACTGAGGCCATCCGTTCTCGTTGTCTGAATATCCGAGTAAATGCACCTTCAGAAGAGCAG ATTATTAAGGTGTTGGAGTTTGttggaaagaaagaagggTTGCAACTTCCATCTGGTTTTGCAGCTCGCATTGCAGAAAAGACAAATCGGAGTTTAAGAAGAGCTATATTGTCATTTGAGACTTGCCGCGTTCAACA GTACCCTTTCACAAGCAGCCAAGCAATTCCACCAATGGATTGGGAGGAATATATATCCGAAATAGCAACTGACATAATGAAGGAGCAGAGCCCTAAAAG GCTGTTTCAGGTTCGAGGGAAGGTATATGAATTGCTTATTAATTGTATCCCTCCAGAGATAATTTTGAAG AGGCTCCTTCATGAATTATTGAAGAAATTGGATGCAGAACTAAAGCATGAGATCTGCCATTGGGCTGCATATTAT GAACATAGGATGCGTCTTGGACAGAAAGCCATCTTTCACATTGAAG CATTTGTTGCCAAGTTCATGAGCATTTACAAGGCTTTCTTGATTGCAACCTTCGGCTGA
- the LOC18599797 gene encoding microfibrillar-associated protein 1: MSVTAGVSDTIIAIRDKLRGKIGQTKVKRYWPGKAPEWADDADEDGDIRMARAVALEKAFPSRDDSDVVRKDDPRLRRLAESRIDNRDEIRADHRRIRQAEIVSTEEEENRRNEGVEAEEEDEDALEERRRRIREKLLQREQEETALLEEEEEEEEVEEEEEEESEYETDSEEEHTGIAMVKPVFVPKSERDTIAERERLEAEERAIEEAEKRKLEHRKVETRQIVVEKIREDEEIQKNMELEANVADVDTDDEVNEAEEYEAWKAREIARIKRDREEREAMIKEKEEIEKVRNMTEEERREWERKNPKPAPPPKQKWKFMQKYYHKGAFFQAEADDPAAAVGADNIYHRDFSGPTGEDKMDKTILPKVMQVKHFGRSGRTKWTHLVNEDTTDWNNPWTYNDPLRAKYNAKMAAVNAPVAKPKGSKKLKDWESK, translated from the coding sequence atgtcgGTCACGGCAGGTGTTAGTGATACTATAATAGCAATTAGGGATAAACTTAGGGGAAAAATTGGACAAACAAAAGTTAAAAGATACTGGCCTGGGAAAGCTCCTGAGTGGGCTGACGATGCCGATGAAGATGGCGATATTAGGATGGCTAGGGCTGTTGCTTTAGAAAAAGCATTTCCTAGTCGTGATGATTCAGATGTTGTTAGAAAAGATGATCCTAGGTTACGTCGTTTGGCTGAGAGTAGGATTGATAATAGGGATGAAATTAGGGCTGATCATAGACGTATTAGGCAAGCAGAGATTGTGTCTACGGAGGAGGAGGAGAATAGGAGGAATGAAGGGGTGGAGGCAGAGGAAGAAGATGAGGATGCCTTGGAGGAGAGGAGGAGAAGGATTAGGGAGAAGTTGCTTCAGAGGGAACAAGAGGAAACGGCATTGttggaggaggaggaggaggaagaagaagtgGAGGAAGAAGAGGAGGAAGAGTCGGAGTACGAGACAGATTCGGAAGAGGAACATACGGGGATTGCAATGGTGAAGCCGGTTTTTGTGCCAAAGTCAGAGAGAGATACGATAGCTGAGCGTGAACGGTTGGAGGCAGAAGAACGGGCCATTGAGGAGGCGGAGAAGAGGAAGTTGGAACATAGGAAGGTTGAGACGAGGCAAATTGTGGTTGAGAAGATTAGGGAGGATGAAGAGATTCAGAAGAATATGGAATTGGAGGCGAATGTGGCTGATGTGGATACTGATGATGAGGTCAATGAGGCAGAGGAGTATGAAGCTTGGAAGGCAAGAGAGATTGCTAGGATTAAGAGGGATAGAGAGGAAAGGGAAGCAATGATAAAGGAGAAGGAAGAGATTGAGAAGGTTAGAAATATGACAGAGGAAGAGAGGCGGGAATGGGAGAGGAAGAATCCGAAACCTGCTCCACCACCTAAGCAAAAGTGGAAGTTTATGCAGAAGTATTACCACAAGGGTGCTTTCTTCCAGGCAGAAGCTGATGATCCTGCTGCAGCTGTTGGAGCAGACAATATTTATCACCGTGATTTCTCTGGCCCAACAGGTGAGGACAAGATGGACAAGACCATATTGCCTAAGGTCATGCAGGTCAAGCATTTCGGTCGTAGTGGCAGAACCAAATGGACCCATCTTGTCAATGAGGATACAACTGATTGGAACAATCC